AAAAGGTATTCCTAAAATGATAGGTTCAACCTTATTTGCCAACAAAATCACTGGCGATTCCATCATAATAAAGCAAAGAATAATTAAACTATAAAGCAGCACCTTTTTGCCCGGAACTTTAGTCTTAGACATGATATCCAACCTTTCCTTCAAATTTTTTCAATCAAAAGTTTAGCCACCTTCGATAATCACACAGTTTCTTGAATTCTATTACTTATTAACACGATGTCTTTTTCCGTTGCCATATTAACCATTGTCCGGTAAAACAGTTCTGTTCCGAGCGAAATATCTTCTGGTGAAGAATATTCTTTCGGATTATGACTAATTCCGTCCTTTGAGCGAACAAAAATCATTCCGTAGTCACAAACGTAAGACATCGCGAGTGAGTCGTGAAATGGACCACTCATTAGCTCCGGAGGATTGAGTCCCATATTCTTGCTTTCAATCCTCATCACATTCTTTATTTTTTCACTACAAAATCGCGGTTCATTCCTCGTGTCTTCCGATATTGTGTAGGTTAAACCATGCGTTTCTGCAACTTTTTCAAACTCAATTAATAGCTCTTTTTCAATTTCATCTCTTCTTCGTTCATCTATATCTCGTAAGTCCATTGTAAACCTCACCTTTTCAGGAATGATATTCCTTGAATCCGGGAATACCTCCAAGCTACCAATCGTTCCAACCGTGGGTGCCCCAGGGACTTTGGCGGCCAGCTCGTTCAACTTAATAATAATCTTTGCTGCTCCAACAAGTGCATCTTGTCGCATCGGCATCGGAACAGATCCTGCATGTCCAGCAAGTCCAGTAAATTCTACCGTCTGCCAAAGTGGTCCTGAAATTCCTGTTACAATACCAACCGCTTCCCCTTGCGCTTCTAGCACGGGACCTTGTTCAATATGAAGCTCTAAAAAAGCGGCTATTGTTGTTGGGTCATACTCTGAATCTAGGAATCCATTAGGATCACAACCGAATTCAATTAATGATTCTCTCCTTGTCATGCCGTTTTTATCTTTTCTATCTAGCTCCCCTTCTTCCAATTTCCCAAGAATCCCCCTTACGCCAAAAAGCCCTTTATTAAATCGACTTCCTTCTTCATCCGAAAAAGCTACCAGTTCAATTGGAAGCGATGGGGTTATATTTTGTTCTTTCATAGTTTGTATTGCCTCTAGTGCACCCAACACACCAAGAACACCGTCGTATCTTCCCCCATAAGGTTGTGAATCAATATGGGATCCAACCATTAGTATTTTTTCATCAGAGCATTCACCGTTCCATCTTCCAATTAAATTACCAAAGTTATCAATTCTTGTTTCAAGTCCTACTTCTTCCATCCAGCTTTTCACTTTTAGAACAGCTTCTTTATCCTCTGGCGAATGAGCCAGTCTAGAAACCCCAGTACTTCCTAGCTTTCCAATTTTAGATAGTTCAAAAATACGAGTATTTAAGCGCTCCGCATTAATTGTTAACGCTTTCATAATTATCCTCCTCATCTAGATATAAATTTAATATTCTACTAACGTGTAAAAAAATCACAATCGACATCACAATGAAATGTTATATAATGCATAATATAAAGTCTATTACAAAAATTAATAACAATCTTTTGACATAGTGTTAAATCGCTTCTTCTTATTTTATACTTTACGTAAATAATTTAGCTTTCAGCGACCGTCGATCTCGGGGATACCAGCATTTCCCACTAATCGTTCTCAGTCGAAGTTTGCATCAACCCCTGATTCCAGCACATTTTTCTAGAATGTAAAAGTTGTCAATAAATGCCTCATAGTTAGAAACCTGCAAAGTTCGTCCAAATATGGTATACTAGTAGTAGACATTCTTCGTCTAATCGTTTACCGTTTTTTCAACTTTCGATGCTTAGGGCATTGCCTAAGCTTTTTTTAATAGTGTCGAAGATAATCGTATCAATAGGAGGGGTTCACATGGCTTTTCCACGTAAGGAAAGACCAGTATCGGACTTTGTAGCAGCGCGCAAGGTCGATGAAGAGATTTCATTTGTTCGGAACGACTATAAGGTTTACGGGACTATTTATAAGATTCTTGAAAACTCTGTTATCGTACAAATTTCAAATGAAGATGCAGATTTAATCGGTGCGGCCTCAAATCTTACTGTTGTTTCACACAAAAACTATTCTGTTGATTGATTTATATAAGAAGACATCGCTAACTACTGGCGATGCCTTTTTTTATTTTTGCAGGATTCTAGCTCCCTTTCATTGAAGGATACTTCATGAAAGGGGATAAAAACTATGATTCGTACACTGTTCGTTGCCGCTATTACGATAATGGGGATTATCTATATATTTTTCATTCCTCCTGAAGCGGTTGGTTTTAAAATTTTCATGAAATTAATTCCCATGGCGCTCGTTATTTTATTCGCGATTGGAACTAGGTCCTTCCTTCCTCGTATGTACAAACGAATGATCATTATCGGTCTGTTCGTCAGTATGATTGCAGATGGTGTTATTTACTGGTTCCTTGCCGGTCTTGTTACTTTTTTTATTGCGCATCTTTTTTATATTTTTGCTTTCCGCAAAATCCCGCGCAAGGCAATTCCTAAATGGGCAGCAACCCTTCTCCTATTATATGGTGTCGGGATGGCTTATTGGATAGCTGGTTCACAATTCCGCATTGGTGAACATTTTCTTGGCATTGCGATTATCGCTTACATCTCAATCATTTTACTGATGGGCTGGATGGCGATTCGTACGCACCTTCCGTTAGTAATTATGGGTGCATTGCTCTTTATATTTTCAGATTCAGTGCTAGCGCTTGACCGGTTCGTCTACGATATTCCGTACCGTGATGCGTTTGTCATGATTACATACTACGCGGCACAAGTTTTCATCGCGGCAAGCGTTGGAAGTCGTGCCATCAAATTTTCCGTAAATCCAAAAAGTCTGATAAGATAGAATTATTATCAGGAATTTATTTTAGGAGGTATTTTTATAATGAAAGAAAAATTGATCGAACGACTTGTACGCTATGCAAAAATCGATACACAGTCTGATTTTAACAGTACGGAATGTCCCACAACTCCCGGGCAATGGGACTTGCTGCATGTTCTACAAAAAGAACTTGAGGACATTGGGATGAAGGAAATTACGCTAGATGACAACGGCTATTTGTTTGCGACGCTTCCATCGAATACCCATCGCGATGTTCCGGTCATCGGGTTTCTTGCGCATGTTGACACGGCGACCGATTATACGGGGAAAAATGTTAAACCGCAACGTTTCGATGATTATGATGGAAAAGACGTGCAGCTGAACGACAATACTGTTATGGCGGTTAATGATTTTCCAGAACTGAAAAATTACGTCGGCCACACACTGATTACGACAGACGGCACGACCCTCTTGGGAGCGGACAATAAAGCGGGTATTGCTGAAATCGTAACTGCAATGGAATATTTGATTGATAATCCCGAAATTAAACACGGGAAACTTCGAATCGCGTTTACGCCAGACGAAGAAATCGGGCGTGGTCCACATAAATTTGATGTCGAGAAATTTGGCGCGAAATACGCTTATACAATGGACGGCGGTCCACTTGGCGAACTGCAATATGAAAGTTTCAATGCCGCGGGCGCAACAATAACATTCCATGGTACAAGTGTACATCCAGGTTCCGCGAAAGATAAAATGGTGAATTCGATTTTAGTCGCGAGTAGATTTCAAGCGGCAATGCCTGCCGATGAAGTTCCTGAAAAAACAGCGGATTATGAAGGGTTTATCCATCTTATGCAGTTCGACGGTTCTACCGAGAAGACGACTCTCGGCTATATCATTCGCTATTTTGACCGCGAAACATTCGAAGCACGAAAACAACTAATGGTTGAAACTGCTGACAAACTGAAGGAAGAGTACGGTGAAAATGCAATCTCATTAGAAATTGAAGATCAGTACTTTAATATGCGCGAAAAAATTGAACCGGTCATGGAAATCGTTGAAATCATTTCCGATGCTTTCAAAAACCTTGATATTGAACCGAATATTGTCCCCGTTCGCGGTGGTACAGATGGTTCACAACTATCCTATATGGGCATGCCGACGCCGAATATTTTCACGGGTGGCGAAAACTATCACGGAAAATACGAATACATTTCCGTCGATAATATGGTGAAAGCAACAAATGTCATTATTGAAGCCGTCAAATTGTTTGAGGAACGCGCGTAAGTAGGAATTCTATTGAAGGAAATCTGGATTGGGATCCTCTCTTCAGTGTTTTTTGCGGTGACATTCATCTTGAACAGATCAATGGAATTGTCTGGAGGAAGCTGGCTTTGGAGTTCCTCTCTTCGATATTTCTTTATGATTCCATTTTTGATTGCCATCGTTGCGTATCGTAAAGGCTTTGCACCGATGAAGAAAGAAATGAAGGCAAACTCCTTTCCTTTCTTCATCTGGAGTGTTGTCGCTTTTGTATTTTTCTACGCACCGCTTACATACGCAGCTGCATACAGTCCAGGTTGGTTACTTGCAGGTACTTGGCAATTAACAATAGTCGCTGGGGTCTTGCTGGCCCCTTTTTTCACATTGGTTATGAATGAAAGAAAGGTCAGACAGAGGATACCTGCTATTTCGTTCGGCATAACATTGATCATCATAGCGGGTGTTATCCTCATTCAAATTCCACATGCGCAGAGTGTTGAAGTACGCACCCTTTTATTCGGCATCATTCCGATTTTATTTGCTGCATTTGCTTATCCGCTCGGCAATCGAAAAACGATGGAACTTCTTGGAGGTCGGCTTGATACATTTCAACGGGTTCTAGCCATGACACTAATGACAGTACCCGTTTGGATTGGAATTTCAATTTACGCTTTCGTCACGGTTGGCCCCCCTTCTATGAATCAACTCATGCAATCGTTCATCGTCGGCGTTAGCTCAGGTGTTATTGCCACGACATTATTTTTCATGGCAACAGACCGGGTTCGAGACGACCAAAGTAAATTGGCTGCGGTCGAAGCTACACAGTCAACACAGCTCATTTTCGTCATTCTTGGTGAGATGGCGATTCTTGGTATCGCTGTTCCTGGTCCAATTGCCCTTGTTGGTATTGCGGTCATTATTGCCGGAATGGCAATGCATAGTTTTTCATTCGGCACTTGTGAAAAAAAGACAAATGCATGCATTTTGAATTGAAAAAGGGTCAACTCCTAGAGCGAGTCGACCCTTTCTCATGTTTGATTTGCGGATATCCGACAGATAATCTATTATATCCGACACTCACACGATTATATCCGCAAAACAAGACTTTAGAACCGCCTTACAACACATTAATCGCGGTCATATTTCCCAATAACTTCAACGGCTTTCTCAGTGATTGACGTGTCAATCGCTTTATCTAAATCGACATCGCCGCGGATTGCATCGTTTTCTTTATAAACATTGAATTGCTTTTCAATATCGTCAATAAACATCTTGCCATCGGGATCTAGACCCGTTACATTTACTTTCTCCCATAGTTCAGGGTCTTTCAGTGCTGTATGCTTTGTCATAATCTTGATGATTTCATCTTTTTCAATTCCTTTAATAAATGCATCGTTATAGTCTCGGACGCCTTTTAAGTAAGCTGCCATAAACCGCAACGAAATATCTTGTTCCTCTGCCATGAATTGTGGTGAACCGAGTACCATCGCAATTTGTGACTCTGGTGCATAATCTGTCGCATCTAGGAAACGTTTATGGAATCCATTTTCGATACCTTGAGTGATGAGCGGCTCGATATTTAATGCGACATCAATCGTCCCTGCATCGATTGCCCCTAACATACTTCCAAAATCCCCCATAAGCACAAATTCGACGTCATCTTCAGTTAATCCGGCATGCTTTAACATCTCTTGATAGATATACCAGTCAATCGAGTAAAGCGATGACACGGCAATTTTCTTGCCTTTCATATCCGCGTAATCTTTGATTTCATCGACCATATGATTTCCGATAACAAAAGTGAAATACGATTTCCCTGGATTATTATGCCCTTTATCCGCAATAATCTTAACATCAATCCCTTGTGCAATTGCGTTGAAGAAAGATGCAGTTGAGACGCCACCCGCAATGTCCACTTCTCCTGCTGCTAACGCGGGAAGCATATCATCACTGTTGGCGAATTGTGCAAATTCGACCTCGATATTATAGTCTTCAAAATAGCCTTTTTCTTTCGCGATGTAGAAACCTGCTCCGGATGCGGCCCCGTCTTCCGCAATGACAACTTTGGTCTTCTTCTCAAGAGGGCTTAAGTCTCCTGAAGGATTTTCCGCACTGATTTCATCATCTACACCTTTGGGTGGGTCGGTCTTCACCGTCTCCTTTGCTGAACAGGCACTGATGATTAACATAAACAAGAAAAGCGGAATCAACCATCCGCTTTTAATCCATTTTGCCATTGAATCTCTCCTTTTCAATCCTCTTCTCGTCTTGACCGTTGAACTTCTTCTTGCAAATGGTGCCATATTTCAACAAACTGCGCGGCCATGGTTGAGTCCTCGCGAATATC
This DNA window, taken from Sporosarcina sp. 6E9, encodes the following:
- a CDS encoding M20 family metallo-hydrolase encodes the protein MKALTINAERLNTRIFELSKIGKLGSTGVSRLAHSPEDKEAVLKVKSWMEEVGLETRIDNFGNLIGRWNGECSDEKILMVGSHIDSQPYGGRYDGVLGVLGALEAIQTMKEQNITPSLPIELVAFSDEEGSRFNKGLFGVRGILGKLEEGELDRKDKNGMTRRESLIEFGCDPNGFLDSEYDPTTIAAFLELHIEQGPVLEAQGEAVGIVTGISGPLWQTVEFTGLAGHAGSVPMPMRQDALVGAAKIIIKLNELAAKVPGAPTVGTIGSLEVFPDSRNIIPEKVRFTMDLRDIDERRRDEIEKELLIEFEKVAETHGLTYTISEDTRNEPRFCSEKIKNVMRIESKNMGLNPPELMSGPFHDSLAMSYVCDYGMIFVRSKDGISHNPKEYSSPEDISLGTELFYRTMVNMATEKDIVLISNRIQETV
- a CDS encoding DUF2187 family protein; the encoded protein is MAFPRKERPVSDFVAARKVDEEISFVRNDYKVYGTIYKILENSVIVQISNEDADLIGAASNLTVVSHKNYSVD
- a CDS encoding lysoplasmalogenase; this encodes MIRTLFVAAITIMGIIYIFFIPPEAVGFKIFMKLIPMALVILFAIGTRSFLPRMYKRMIIIGLFVSMIADGVIYWFLAGLVTFFIAHLFYIFAFRKIPRKAIPKWAATLLLLYGVGMAYWIAGSQFRIGEHFLGIAIIAYISIILLMGWMAIRTHLPLVIMGALLFIFSDSVLALDRFVYDIPYRDAFVMITYYAAQVFIAASVGSRAIKFSVNPKSLIR
- the pepT gene encoding peptidase T, whose amino-acid sequence is MKEKLIERLVRYAKIDTQSDFNSTECPTTPGQWDLLHVLQKELEDIGMKEITLDDNGYLFATLPSNTHRDVPVIGFLAHVDTATDYTGKNVKPQRFDDYDGKDVQLNDNTVMAVNDFPELKNYVGHTLITTDGTTLLGADNKAGIAEIVTAMEYLIDNPEIKHGKLRIAFTPDEEIGRGPHKFDVEKFGAKYAYTMDGGPLGELQYESFNAAGATITFHGTSVHPGSAKDKMVNSILVASRFQAAMPADEVPEKTADYEGFIHLMQFDGSTEKTTLGYIIRYFDRETFEARKQLMVETADKLKEEYGENAISLEIEDQYFNMREKIEPVMEIVEIISDAFKNLDIEPNIVPVRGGTDGSQLSYMGMPTPNIFTGGENYHGKYEYISVDNMVKATNVIIEAVKLFEERA
- a CDS encoding multidrug resistance efflux transporter family protein; protein product: MKEIWIGILSSVFFAVTFILNRSMELSGGSWLWSSSLRYFFMIPFLIAIVAYRKGFAPMKKEMKANSFPFFIWSVVAFVFFYAPLTYAAAYSPGWLLAGTWQLTIVAGVLLAPFFTLVMNERKVRQRIPAISFGITLIIIAGVILIQIPHAQSVEVRTLLFGIIPILFAAFAYPLGNRKTMELLGGRLDTFQRVLAMTLMTVPVWIGISIYAFVTVGPPSMNQLMQSFIVGVSSGVIATTLFFMATDRVRDDQSKLAAVEATQSTQLIFVILGEMAILGIAVPGPIALVGIAVIIAGMAMHSFSFGTCEKKTNACILN
- a CDS encoding ABC transporter substrate-binding protein, producing the protein MAKWIKSGWLIPLFLFMLIISACSAKETVKTDPPKGVDDEISAENPSGDLSPLEKKTKVVIAEDGAASGAGFYIAKEKGYFEDYNIEVEFAQFANSDDMLPALAAGEVDIAGGVSTASFFNAIAQGIDVKIIADKGHNNPGKSYFTFVIGNHMVDEIKDYADMKGKKIAVSSLYSIDWYIYQEMLKHAGLTEDDVEFVLMGDFGSMLGAIDAGTIDVALNIEPLITQGIENGFHKRFLDATDYAPESQIAMVLGSPQFMAEEQDISLRFMAAYLKGVRDYNDAFIKGIEKDEIIKIMTKHTALKDPELWEKVNVTGLDPDGKMFIDDIEKQFNVYKENDAIRGDVDLDKAIDTSITEKAVEVIGKYDRD